A genomic region of uncultured Paludibaculum sp. contains the following coding sequences:
- a CDS encoding slipin family protein: MSEAFPFSLVAILIVVLYLLSSIKILREYERAVIFRLGRVLSEPKGPGLILVFAPIDRMVRISLRIEAFEVPSQDVVTHDNVTVKVNAVIYFRVVDPKLAVLEVTNFLYATSQLGQTTLRSVLGEADLDELLSAREKLNARLQTILDSHTAAWGIKVSMVEVKQVDLPDQMVRAIARQAEAERERRAKVIHAEGEFMASQRLAEAAKVLQQEPTAIQLRYLQTLVEIGSEHNTTIVFPLPIDIFDRLKGMAKA; encoded by the coding sequence ATGTCCGAAGCATTCCCCTTCTCACTCGTCGCTATTCTCATCGTCGTCCTCTATCTCCTGTCCTCCATCAAAATCCTGCGCGAATATGAGCGCGCGGTGATCTTCCGTCTGGGGCGGGTCCTGTCCGAACCCAAAGGGCCCGGCCTGATTCTTGTCTTTGCCCCCATCGACCGGATGGTTCGCATCTCACTGCGGATCGAGGCATTCGAGGTCCCTTCCCAGGATGTCGTCACCCACGACAACGTCACCGTGAAGGTGAACGCGGTGATCTACTTCCGAGTAGTCGATCCCAAACTGGCCGTGCTGGAGGTCACCAACTTCCTCTATGCCACTTCGCAGCTAGGGCAGACCACGCTTCGCAGCGTTCTCGGCGAAGCCGACCTGGACGAACTGCTATCGGCGAGAGAGAAGCTGAACGCTCGTCTGCAGACGATCCTCGACAGCCACACCGCCGCCTGGGGCATCAAGGTCTCCATGGTGGAGGTGAAGCAGGTCGATCTGCCCGATCAGATGGTGCGCGCCATCGCCCGCCAGGCCGAGGCGGAACGCGAGCGCCGCGCCAAGGTCATTCATGCGGAAGGCGAATTCATGGCGTCGCAGCGCCTGGCGGAAGCCGCGAAAGTGCTCCAGCAGGAGCCCACAGCCATCCAGTTGCGCTACCTGCAGACTCTGGTCGAGATCGGCTCCGAGCACAACACGACCATCGTCTTTCCACTGCCGATCGATATTTTCGATCGCCTGAAAGGGATGGCCAAAGCCTAG
- a CDS encoding P-II family nitrogen regulator — MEAVIQPFKLSEVQQSLMDASVGGITVTEVKGHGSHEEAGLYYRGTVDKSWPAAKILIEVVVGDRDLREVVEALCRAARTGRSGDGMIFISDVDEAIRIRNDQRNEAAV; from the coding sequence GTGGAAGCGGTCATCCAGCCGTTCAAGTTGAGCGAAGTGCAACAGAGCTTGATGGACGCCAGCGTCGGTGGCATAACCGTAACCGAGGTCAAAGGCCACGGCTCCCACGAAGAGGCCGGACTCTACTATCGCGGCACGGTAGACAAGTCATGGCCGGCCGCCAAGATCCTGATCGAGGTGGTTGTCGGCGATCGTGACCTTCGCGAAGTAGTCGAAGCGCTGTGCCGCGCGGCACGCACGGGCCGGTCAGGCGACGGAATGATCTTTATCTCCGACGTGGACGAGGCAATCCGTATCCGCAATGACCAACGGAACGAGGCCGCCGTCTAG